Proteins encoded by one window of Rhodamnia argentea isolate NSW1041297 chromosome 6, ASM2092103v1, whole genome shotgun sequence:
- the LOC115734285 gene encoding calmodulin-like isoform X1, which produces MADQLTSDQISEFKEAFSLFDKDGDGCITTKELGTVMRSLGQNPTEAELQDMINEVDADGNGTIDFPEFLNLMARKMKDTDSEEELKEAFRVFDKDQNGFISAAELRHVMTNLGEKLTDEEVDEMIREADVDGDGQINYEEFVRVMMAKRREKRVERKLTSTSSGKPSKGGKPNGAKQSLLKCFFL; this is translated from the exons ATGGCCGATCAGCTCACCAGCGATCAGATCTCCGAGTTCAAGGAGGCCTTCAGCCTCTTCGACAAGGACGGCgacg GTTGCATAACCACCAAGGAGCTTGGGACTGTAATGAGGTCACTTGGACAGAACCCAACCGAGGCCGAGCTCCAGGACATGATTAATGAGGTTGATGCTGATGGCAATGGTACAATTGATTTTCCAGAGTTCCTCAACTTGATGGCTCGGAAGATGAAGGATACTGACTCCGAAGAGGAACTTAAGGAAGCcttccgagtttttgataagGACCAGAATGGCTTCATCTCGGCAGCTGAGCTCCGCCATGTCATGACAAATCTCGGTGAGAAGCTGACTGATGAGGAAGTTGATGAAATGATCCGTGAGGCTGATGTGGATGGTGATGGCCAAATCAATTATGAGGAGTTTGTCAGAGTCATGATGGCCAA GAGAAGGGAAAAGAGGGTAGAGAGGAAATTGACCAGCACAAGCAGTGGCAAGCCCTCGAAGGGAGGTAAGCCCAACGGAGCCAAGCAAAGCCTCCTCAAGTGTTTCTTCCTCTAA
- the LOC115734285 gene encoding calmodulin-2/4-like isoform X3 gives MSRAGSCITTKELGTVMRSLGQNPTEAELQDMINEVDADGNGTIDFPEFLNLMARKMKDTDSEEELKEAFRVFDKDQNGFISAAELRHVMTNLGEKLTDEEVDEMIREADVDGDGQINYEEFVRVMMAKRREKRVERKLTSTSSGKPSKGGKPNGAKQSLLKCFFL, from the exons ATGTCCAGAGCTGGAA GTTGCATAACCACCAAGGAGCTTGGGACTGTAATGAGGTCACTTGGACAGAACCCAACCGAGGCCGAGCTCCAGGACATGATTAATGAGGTTGATGCTGATGGCAATGGTACAATTGATTTTCCAGAGTTCCTCAACTTGATGGCTCGGAAGATGAAGGATACTGACTCCGAAGAGGAACTTAAGGAAGCcttccgagtttttgataagGACCAGAATGGCTTCATCTCGGCAGCTGAGCTCCGCCATGTCATGACAAATCTCGGTGAGAAGCTGACTGATGAGGAAGTTGATGAAATGATCCGTGAGGCTGATGTGGATGGTGATGGCCAAATCAATTATGAGGAGTTTGTCAGAGTCATGATGGCCAA GAGAAGGGAAAAGAGGGTAGAGAGGAAATTGACCAGCACAAGCAGTGGCAAGCCCTCGAAGGGAGGTAAGCCCAACGGAGCCAAGCAAAGCCTCCTCAAGTGTTTCTTCCTCTAA
- the LOC115734285 gene encoding calmodulin-like isoform X2: MADQLTSDQISEFKEAFSLFDKDGDGCITTKELGTVMRSLGQNPTEAELQDMINEVDADGNGTIDFPEFLNLMARKMKDTDSEEELKEAFRVFDKDQNGFISAAELRHVMTNLGEKLTDEEVDEMIREADVDGDGQINYEEFVRVMMANGSVASNWFHSRPLVGGFPLEMCRTIAGFG, translated from the exons ATGGCCGATCAGCTCACCAGCGATCAGATCTCCGAGTTCAAGGAGGCCTTCAGCCTCTTCGACAAGGACGGCgacg GTTGCATAACCACCAAGGAGCTTGGGACTGTAATGAGGTCACTTGGACAGAACCCAACCGAGGCCGAGCTCCAGGACATGATTAATGAGGTTGATGCTGATGGCAATGGTACAATTGATTTTCCAGAGTTCCTCAACTTGATGGCTCGGAAGATGAAGGATACTGACTCCGAAGAGGAACTTAAGGAAGCcttccgagtttttgataagGACCAGAATGGCTTCATCTCGGCAGCTGAGCTCCGCCATGTCATGACAAATCTCGGTGAGAAGCTGACTGATGAGGAAGTTGATGAAATGATCCGTGAGGCTGATGTGGATGGTGATGGCCAAATCAATTATGAGGAGTTTGTCAGAGTCATGATGGCCAA TGGTAGTGTGGCATCTAATTGGTTTCACAGTCGACCACTTGTTGGTGGATTTCCTTTGGAAATGTGCCGAACAATAGCAGGTTTTGGATAA
- the LOC115734327 gene encoding calmodulin-like has product MADRFTDDQISEFRGAFGLLDQDGDGYITTKDLGTLMRTFGQVPTESGLRNMFDQVDANHDGAIDFQDFLKFMARRMEELKEAFRSFDLDGDGFISAEQLHQVLTTLWGQLTDEEAEELIHAADVADHGKINYEEFLMFMTTDWPAAAAPSGHS; this is encoded by the exons ATGGCGGATCGGTTCACCGATGATCAGATCTCCGAGTTCCGGGGGGCTTTTGGCCTCCTCGACCAGGACGGCGATG GTTACATCACTACCAAGGACCTTGGGACTCTAATGAGGACGTTTGGACAGGTCCCTACCGAGTCCGGGCTCCGGAACATGTTTGACCAGGTCGACGCCAATCACGATGGCGCCATCGATTTCCAAGACTTCCTCAAGTTCATGGCTCGAAGGATGGAGGAGCTCAAGGAAGCTTTCCGGAGCTTCGACCTGGACGGGGATGGCTTCATATCGGCGGAGCAGCTGCACCAGGTCCTAACAACTCTTTGGGGGCAGCTGACTGACGAGGAAGCTGAGGAATTGATCCACGCGGCTGACGTGGCTGACCACGGCAAGATCAACTACGAGGAATTCCTCATGTTCATGACGACCGActggccggcggcggcggcgccgtCTGGTCACTCATGA
- the LOC115734527 gene encoding oligoribonuclease — MERLSNSFAVLGLDAVDDHLDGGSSAAPCAAHEKNSGSAKKNKKANGSANGVPMKNDKPDGGSSVIPPAYKMPLVWIDLEMTGLNVEFDRILEIACIITDGSLTNSIEGPDLVIHQSKECLDSMGEWCRDHHAASGLTKRVLHSTITEREAEMQVIEFVKKNVGSHTPHLAGNSVYVDLLFLKKYMPNLAGLFSHVLVDVSSVKALCIRWYPGDSRKAPSKENKHRAMDDIRESISELKYYKESIFKASRSRK, encoded by the exons ATGGAGCGCCTCTCGAACTCCTTCGCCGTGCTGGGGCTGGACGCCGTCGACGACCACCTCGACGGCGGTTCCTCCGCAGCTCCTTGCGCCGCGCACGAGAAGAACAGCGGTTCAG CTAAGAAGAATAAAAAGGCCAACGGTTCTGCTAATGGTGTGCCAATGAAGAACGACAAACCAGATGGGGGAAGTTCAGTGATTCCTCCTGCGTACAAGATGCCTCTTGTGTGGATTGACTTGGAAATGACTG GTTTAAATGTGGAATTTGATAGGATTCTAGAAATTGCTTGTATAATAACAGATGGAAGTTTGACCAATTCTATCGAG GGTCCTGATTTAGTCATCCATCAAAGTAAAGAATGCCTGGATAGTATGGGAGAATGGTGTCGAGATCATCATGCGGCTAGTG GATTGACAAAAAGGGTCCTTCATAGTACGATAACAGAGAGAGAAGCTGAAATGCAG GTTATAGAATTTGTGAAGAAAAATGTGGGAAGTCATACACCCCATTTAGCTGGCAATTCTGTTTATGTTGATCTTCTCTTTTTAAAG AAGTACATGCCCAATTTGGCTGGCCTTTTTTCCCATGTACTCGTTGATGTGAGTAGCGTCAAGGCTCTGTGTATCCGATGGTATCCTGGAG ACTCCAGGAAAGCCCCTTCGAAAGAAAACAAACACAGAGCAATGGATGACATCAGGGAAAGCATCTCGGAGCTGAAATACTACAAGGAAAGTATATTTAAGGCATCCAGGTCCAGAAAATGA